A stretch of Aythya fuligula isolate bAytFul2 chromosome 1, bAytFul2.pri, whole genome shotgun sequence DNA encodes these proteins:
- the CDKN1B gene encoding LOW QUALITY PROTEIN: cyclin-dependent kinase inhibitor 1B (The sequence of the model RefSeq protein was modified relative to this genomic sequence to represent the inferred CDS: inserted 1 base in 1 codon), translating to MSNVRISNGSPTLERMEARQSEYPKPSACRNLFGPVNHEELNRDLKKHRKEMEEACQRKWNFDFQNHKPLEGRYEWQAVEKGSSPEFYFRPPRLLKAVCKSASHQSLDVNGNCQTVIFVGSQGISEDTHCVDQKTALSEKQTDFAEQCTGQRKRPATDDSSPQNXRANTREEEVSEDSPSASSVEQTPKKSSPRRHQT from the exons ATGTCAAACGTACGCATTTCTAATGGGAGTCCTACCCTGGAGCGCATGGAAGCCCGGCAGTCGGAATACCCGAAGCCGTCAGCCTGCAGGAATCTCTTCGGGCCGGTGAACCACGAAGAGTTAAACAGGGACTTGAAGAAGCACCGCAAGGAGATGGAGGAGGCTTGCCAGAGGAAGTGGAATTTCGATTTCCAGAATCACAAGCCGCTGGAAGGCAGGTACGAGTGGCAAGCCGTGGAGAAGGGGAGCTCGCCCGAATTCTACTTCAGACCCCCGAGGCTACTCAAAGCTGTCTGCAAGTCCGCCAGCCACCAGAGCCTGGATGTAAACGGGAATTGCCAAACCGTGATTTTTGTCGGTTCTCAGGGAATCTCAGAGGACACTCACTGTGTAGATCAAaagactgctctttctgaaaagcagacggactttgcagagcagtgcacTGGGCAGAGGAAAAGACCTGCCACCGACG ATTCCTCTCCTCAAA AAAGAGCCAACACAAGAGAAGAAGAGGTTTCAGAAGACTCCCCCAGTGCCAGTTCAGTGGAGCAAACACCCAAGAAATCAAGCCCGAGAAGACATCAAACGTAA